ATCACGGATCGCATCCGGGGTCAGGGACTGCAGCCTTTTTTGTGTTTCATTTCTGAGGCGCTGTTTCTGCTTGCTTTTTTTCTTTCTGACTTTGGCCATACCGCGAATATCATCCCTCTTCCAGCTTGTCGTTCAGGGCGACATCATACTCGCACCGGCAGGTAAAATCAAACTCATTTTGTTTTTTCGCAGTGGGTCTGGCGGGTACCGCAGCTATCGCACCCGCCGCAGTCGCAGGACGCGCCGTCAGCAGCAGCCATCCCCGCAGGAGGCATTTTCCTTACCCTTTATCCAGACCTGGATAATATAGGTGGCTCACCCCACCCCGGGACTGACCGATATGGCATCTGCCGGGCAGTTGCTGACACAGGCCCCGCATTCCATACAGGCATTGAAGTCAACAATTTGCGCTTTTTTTTCCTGTATCTCAAACACGGCATGGGGACAAACTTCGGTGCACAACCCGCAGCCGATACATTTTTGTTCATCCAGCACCAGGGTGGCCACATCTTCCAGATATCTGAAATCCTGCATTTTTTTCTCCTTTCTCAGCTTCTTTCCGAATCATCAGAATGCACTGTAAATCCAAAGCCCGGCAGACACCAGTATGCCGGTCACCTGCACAGGAATATATTGTTTCATCTCTTTTTCCACCCCGGACGGGGAGGTGAACGGGGTGGCACCGGTAAAATTCATGGCCAGATGGGAACTGACCATCACACTGAAGATGACCAGGGCTGCGGCACCGGCCATGCTGCCGATATGATCCCAAATCAAAGGCAGCAGCAACAGGCCGCACACACCGCCCATGAGAATGCCTTTGAAAGCAAATTTTTTTGACGGGATAACCGGCAGCAGCACCGGGGTTAATACCGCACCGGAAATCAGTCCAGTGACCAGGGCGGACAAGGATATAAGCCCCCTTTCCCAGGCCCCGTGAAACGAAAATATCCCCGGGCCGATACCTGAAAGCACAAACAGCATCAGGGCGGCAATACCGGATATCTTCAAAGCCCCGTGCAGTTCCACCGGGGTCAGCACAAACCGTTCAAACAAGGTGAACGTGACCTGGCGCATGGGTTTGTCCGCTTTTTTCCCCTTGTTCAGAAATTCCGGAATATCACAGGCCCGCACCGGCCCATACACCACCCGGAAACCGGACTGGGCCTTCACCTGTCTGGCAGATACCCCGGTGGCACCCAGCTGGGGCACGATCACCCGTTTATGGGCCACCACTTTTTCAAGATGAACCGCTTTGATTCTGTTGACCAGTTCTTGAGTGGAAAAAATTTTTTTCCCTGCTGCGCACCAGACATTCACCCCGCGGGTATCCAGCACCAGAATCCAGGCGCTGACACCCCTTAACGCAGATCGCAGATGATCAAAGGTCAGCTTGTAGTTGGCGGTCACCAACACGTCTGAATCCGGATCCGGTGATCCGATGCCGTAAAGGCCGGGGCTCACCAGATACTTGTCCCGCCGGATGCCGCATCGGACGGCGATGGTGGACAGCCGGTCTTTTTTCTCCAGATCCGGCCGGATCACCGGCACGGGACCGGCATCGGTTTCCATAAAATGGTCCACATAACGGCACAATTCATATCCGGGTCTGTCATAAGCCGCCATCGGGCGGGTTTCTTCGGATGCACACAACAGGCCCGGCATATCCATTGACGGCATGAGCTGCACATCGTTGGTTGACAGGCCAGGGCCTTTTTTTTGAAAAGGATCTTGGGTTGGGTTGTCTGACCTGGTGTCCATTGGGCGTATTTTCATAACGGTTCCCGGGTAGTTTATAACGCGTTTACAAATTGTTTGAGCCGCTTCAACACGGCCTTATCCACACAAAAATAGGTTTTAGGCCCCTCCACCTCGCCGCAGACAATGCCCGATTCCTTGAGTATCTTCAAATGCTGGCTGATGGTGGACTGGGAATAGGGGAAAATACCTACGATCTCTCCGCAGATGCAGGTGTCAATCTCAATTAAATGCTGGACGATTCTGATCCGGGTGGGATGGCCCAGGGCTTTGAAAATTTTGGCAAGCTGTGCTGATTCCATTGGCAAAAACCTTTTAATCGTTAATCGACATTTAACGATGTCATATCTGTCTGCCGGTGTCAACCCCCAAACATTGTCTTTTCTTGACAATACCCAGTTTTGTGCCTTATGTATCAAATAAGAAAAATTTCCTTCAAATCCAATCTGAATCGAGGTGAGAAATGAAACAGCCCGATGATTATGATTTTGTCAAACTCAGCCGGAAGCATCTGGATATCCTGGTTTCCTGGGCAGACCAGGATGGATGGATTCCCAGCCCCTGGAAAGAATCTATGGCATCACCATATTTAAACTGGGATGATCGGCTTACCACACACTGACATTTACCTTGACACCGACAGAAGCCGTTGATAAATCTATAATTAGAGTTCAGGTGCGCCAGAAGCGCATAACAGGGAATCCGGTGAAAGACCGGAACGGGCCCGCCGCTGTGAATGGGGACGAAAACCGCGTCATACCACTGTTATTTAACAAAATAACGGGAAGGTGCGGTGATTAGGATAAGCCATCAGTCAGAAGACCTACCTGAACCATATTGACACCCTTTCGTGGCATAAAGGGGCGGTCACCATCTGGATAAAGAAAAGGGAATACTCCGGATCGATTCAATATCGGTCCGGAGTTTGTATTTTTAGGAGATACTGGAAAATATCATGACATATCACTGCCGTTTCCGTGTAAACCGATTCTGTGTTAAATGGGCTGCTGCAGCGGCCATTTGCTGGCTGTGGCTGGCCGGTGCAGCTGTGTCCGCCCCCCGATCACCATCGCTGAGTGCCTTGGCAGCCGGTTACAGTCTGATCATCCTCCCGAAAACGTTGTGCCGATGGTGCCCTCAACCACGGAAATCATTTTTTGCGATCGGTGCGGCAAAACCACCCTGATCAAAACCTTTTAATCATGACGATAGTCGTTTCTTTTGAAGTGTCAATCCAGATTGTAGAAGGAATTTTGTAATGAAAAAAACACCCTGCATATTTATTGTGCTCACCGCCCTGCTTGCAGCAACGATGGGGTACAGCGCTCCCGTCAAAGCGGATTCCCCGAAGGCCGGGACCTACCACGGAACAGCCGTCGGGTATCATGGCAAAGTAAATGTTACCGTTAGGATTGATGACAAAGGGACAATAGAATCGGTGGATGTGGATGATGACCATCACGAGACAAAAGGGATGGGAACGATCGCCACAGAAAAAGTATCCAAAGCCATCGTCAAAGAGCAGGCTCTGGATGTAGACGGTGTAACCGGAGCTACCCTGACCGGTGATGCAGTGCTTGCAGCTGCCGCAGATGCCCTGCAAAAGGCAGGAATTGATCCTGCCTCCCTTGGGTTTGTACCGGTGGTGAAAAAACCGGTGGAAAAGATTGCATTCAATCCGGCCGCCATGCCCCAAAAGGCTTCCGCCACCGGTTCGATAATCGTTACGGATGCTAAAAGCCGCAAGGTGAGGGTTAACCTGCCGGTATCGACCTACGCCATCAGCACCATGGATGTTATTGATTATGTGATACCACTCCTTGGCAGGGCTGCTTTCGACAAACTGGTGGCATCGGGACAGGACGGTGGCGGCGGTATCCAGAGATACGGCAGGCTCTATACCCCTATTGTTGGAAATTATATGGCGCATTTCGGGCAAATCTCCGAACATAATGCCCCTTTTGACCTTGAGATGATTCTGGCCCGAAATCCCGATGTGCTTATTGTTAATTCAGCCATGTCGGCACACAGACATGCTAAAATCATAGAGGCACAACTCTCCCAGGTCGGAATACCCATCGTGATGATTGACGTACCCGGCAAATCCATGACGACAGCCGCGCAAAACACGTTGGAACTGCTTGGCAAAATATTTCAAAAAGAGGAACGGGCTGCAAAGGTCGTTACTTTCTTGGACAAGCAATATGCTATGATTGCATCCAAAAAACTCGACCAGCGGACGGACAAACCCACAGTTTATTATGAAAAATCGGGTTATTCCGAGGTGTTCGGCCATACTCAGAGCAGTAAAAGGACCGGATGGGGTACTCTTATCGCTGTTGCCGGAGGTGACAATATTGCAGATCCGTTTCTGTTAAGCACTTCCGGCGGGAAAGGTGGCAGTGGTACGCTTGATCCGGAAATTGTCCTCCAGGCTGATCCTGATTTTATTATGCTCAGTGGTTCCGGTGCCGGCTGGATGAACAATTTCCCTGATGATCCGGCAAAGACGCCTGCTTTTGATATTATTAATCGAACCGGATGGAAAAATCTGAATGCCGTTAAAAAACGTAATATCTATGAGTTGGCCCATTCCATGAACCGCTCTATTTACAGTTTTTATGCCTGCCTGAAAATGGCATCCATCTTCTACCCGGACGAATTTTCCGGCGTTAATCCCGATGCTGTTTTGGACGAATTCTTCAAAAAATTCATGTTGGTTGATAGCAGCATAACCGGATGGGTTTATAGATATGATGACTAAACAATCAAGGCCAGGAGTCTTAAGCAGAATTATATTTTATTATAGTAGTAACTCAGAATTTTTTATGATCGTGACAGTAGAAATTTTATGCAAACCATTTTACATCAACCCTAATCCTTTTTTTCATAATACCAAAACAAAACATTGCCGCGATCCGTCATGCATTGGAACGGCAAACGACACACATGAATTTATATACTTTTTTCTAACAACAGGAAACATCCTTTTGTTAGAAAAAACCATCAGACAACAATAATTACTGCATCATCGGTGTCCATTCAGGACTTGATAGGGAATCCCGTGTGAATCGGGAGCGGTCCCGCCGCTGTAATACCGGTATTTTTGTTCTCCTGAAGGAGATCAAAACGTCATTTGGCCAATATGCCACTGTTTGTTTTCAAATGGGAAGGCGGCTGAAGAGGAAAAAAGGTTAAGCCAGAAGACCTGCCGATGATGCATGGGCAACTCACCTCGGGAATAGGTGAGACCGTTAATTGTCAACAGGTTCGGGTTAAATACGGTCCCCGTACTCCTTTTATGTGAGTACGGGGATTTTTTTTGGGTTAAAGGTGGAATATTACACAGTCAGACTAACACAAAGATAGGAGAAGAGGAGATGAAGAAACATAGGATGAACAGCAAATTGGCCGTTTTAATTGCATTACCCATGATCATATTCGGGACAACCTCTATGGCAGCCGATAGCGAACTCAATGAAGAAAGCAACATTACTTATAAAGAAGAAATAACCGTGACCGCAAAAAGAGTGGCTCCCGCCATACAACTCGAACCGGAAAAAACTACCATTGATATAGGAAGC
Above is a window of Desulfotignum balticum DSM 7044 DNA encoding:
- a CDS encoding ArsR/SmtB family transcription factor, translating into MESAQLAKIFKALGHPTRIRIVQHLIEIDTCICGEIVGIFPYSQSTISQHLKILKESGIVCGEVEGPKTYFCVDKAVLKRLKQFVNAL
- the hgcA gene encoding mercury methylation corrinoid protein HgcA, with amino-acid sequence MKIRPMDTRSDNPTQDPFQKKGPGLSTNDVQLMPSMDMPGLLCASEETRPMAAYDRPGYELCRYVDHFMETDAGPVPVIRPDLEKKDRLSTIAVRCGIRRDKYLVSPGLYGIGSPDPDSDVLVTANYKLTFDHLRSALRGVSAWILVLDTRGVNVWCAAGKKIFSTQELVNRIKAVHLEKVVAHKRVIVPQLGATGVSARQVKAQSGFRVVYGPVRACDIPEFLNKGKKADKPMRQVTFTLFERFVLTPVELHGALKISGIAALMLFVLSGIGPGIFSFHGAWERGLISLSALVTGLISGAVLTPVLLPVIPSKKFAFKGILMGGVCGLLLLPLIWDHIGSMAGAAALVIFSVMVSSHLAMNFTGATPFTSPSGVEKEMKQYIPVQVTGILVSAGLWIYSAF
- a CDS encoding ABC transporter substrate-binding protein produces the protein MKKTPCIFIVLTALLAATMGYSAPVKADSPKAGTYHGTAVGYHGKVNVTVRIDDKGTIESVDVDDDHHETKGMGTIATEKVSKAIVKEQALDVDGVTGATLTGDAVLAAAADALQKAGIDPASLGFVPVVKKPVEKIAFNPAAMPQKASATGSIIVTDAKSRKVRVNLPVSTYAISTMDVIDYVIPLLGRAAFDKLVASGQDGGGGIQRYGRLYTPIVGNYMAHFGQISEHNAPFDLEMILARNPDVLIVNSAMSAHRHAKIIEAQLSQVGIPIVMIDVPGKSMTTAAQNTLELLGKIFQKEERAAKVVTFLDKQYAMIASKKLDQRTDKPTVYYEKSGYSEVFGHTQSSKRTGWGTLIAVAGGDNIADPFLLSTSGGKGGSGTLDPEIVLQADPDFIMLSGSGAGWMNNFPDDPAKTPAFDIINRTGWKNLNAVKKRNIYELAHSMNRSIYSFYACLKMASIFYPDEFSGVNPDAVLDEFFKKFMLVDSSITGWVYRYDD
- the hgcB gene encoding mercury methylation ferredoxin HgcB encodes the protein MQDFRYLEDVATLVLDEQKCIGCGLCTEVCPHAVFEIQEKKAQIVDFNACMECGACVSNCPADAISVSPGVGUATYIIQVWIKGKENASCGDGCC